A genomic window from Periophthalmus magnuspinnatus isolate fPerMag1 chromosome 16, fPerMag1.2.pri, whole genome shotgun sequence includes:
- the LOC117383532 gene encoding toll-like receptor 13, with product FNNFKINGDEFDASPELFHPLKELKILDLTNNRVKSVEFLSNANLIRLEVLRVNLNEIKVVNETVFRALPSLKYLDLSDNPFACNCSNAGFISWAIRNKQVQVVNAYLYRCSSPPTEEGHFLLDFNVQLCWEFTGFLCFISTSALVLVTLLSSFTYHFLRWQLVYGFYLLLAFLYDSKKKRQACPDIYDAFVSYNVHDEDWVYGELLPELEGVQGWRLCLHHRDFQPGKPIIENITDAIYSSRKTLCVISRRYLQSEWCSREIQMASYRLFDEQKDVLILLFLEEISSNQLSPFYRMRKLVKSRTYLSWSQAQSHKGLFWENVRRALECGNEPTDNHNLLTANVY from the exons TTTAACAACTTTAAAATCAA TGGTGATGAGTTTGATGCATCTCCAGAGCTATTTCATCCACTGAAAGAGTTGAAAATTCTAGATCTGACAAACAACagagtcaaatctgtggaatTTCTGTCCAATGCAAATCTGATCAGGTTGGAAGTGTTGAGGGTAAACCTGAATGAGATAAAAGTTGTGAATGAGACAGTTTTTAGGGCTCTCCCTTCACTAAAATACCTCGACTTATCTGACAATCCTTTTGCATGTAACTGCTCAAACGCTGGGTTCATAAGCTGGGCGATCAGAAACAAACAAGTCCAAGTGGTCAATGCTTATCTGTACAGATGTTCTTCTCCTCCGACTGAAGAAGGACACTTTCTGCTGGACTTTAATGTGCAGCTGTGTTGGGAGTTCACTGGCTTCCTCTGCTTCATCTCCACCTCTGCTTTGGTCCTTGTCACTCTTCTGTCCTCCTTCACCTATCACTTTCTGCGCTGGCAGCTGGTCTACGGCTTCTACCTCCTTCTGGCATTTCTCTACGACAGTAAAAAGAAGAGACAGGCCTGTCCTGACATCTACGACGCGTTTGTGTCCTACAATGTCCATGATGAGGACTGGGTTTATGGAGAGCTACTCCCTGAACTGGAAGGGGTACAGGGATGGAGGCTGTGTCTGCACCACCGCGACTTCCAGCCAG GGAAACCCATCATTGAGAACATCACAGACGCCATCTACAGCAGCAGGAAGACTCTGTGTGTGATCAGCCGCCGCTACCTGCAGAGCGAGTGGTGCTCACGGGAGATACAGATGGCCAG TTACCGTCTGTTCGATGAGCAGAAGGACGTGCTGATCCTGTTGTTTCTGGAGGAGATCTCGTCCAATCAGCTGAGTCCCTTCTACCGCATGAGGAAGCTGGTGAAGAGCCGCACGTATCTGAGCTGGAGCCAGGCCCAGAGCCATAAGGGCCTGTTCTGGGAGAATGTACGCAGAGCGTTAGAGTGTGGCAACGAACCTACAGACAACCACAACCTTCTAACTGCTAACGTTTATTAG